CTCCCCGGTTCTGAAGGCTGATACCTGTTTCCGGTACAACAACACCGGACCCGAAACCAGAGTAATTGGATTGGATGAAAGACACCATCATGCCGGATCGATCCGCCGTGGTTAGATACACGGTTCCGCCGTGTTTGGGGACGCCAGCGGCCTGATGCCGCGCCGATTTGATGTCGATCTGGGCGGCCCGAGATTTTAGGTAGTCAGGGTCCAGCAAGGCTTCTGGTGTGACGGCTGTCATGAACCGTTGATCCGCCACATACTTGTGCAGGTCGCTGGTCGCGAGCTTCATCGCTTCGATTTGGAGATGATAGGCATCCGCATCGTCCACGGGCATTTCCCGCAAGGGTGTGTGGTGGAGGATGCCAAGTGCCATGAGGGCCGCTATGCCTTGGCCGTTCGGCGGGATTTCGTGCAGTTCAAAACCGTCGAAGGACTGTTGTATCGTCCCGCACCATTCTGGTTGGTGGGTGCCCAGATCGTTCACCGTGAGGGCGGCCTCATGTTGCTTGGCAAATGCCGCCATTCTGACCGCAAGCTCACCGGTGTAAAAAGCATCTCCCTTTGTTTGGGCTATCAGCCTGAGGCTTCTGGCAAGTGCAGGATTTTTGAACCGCTCACCCGCGACCGGTGCTTTCCCGTCCGGCATGAAAGCATCGCTGAAGCCAGGCTGTTGCTTGAGCATGTCGGCCCCCCTTTGCCAGAGAGAGGCAATGATGGGAGAGACAATGAAACCATCTTCTGCATATTTGATGGCTGGCATGAGCAGTTGTTCGAATTCCAGCTTTCCAAATCGCCTCGACAGCTCAGCCCAGGCCTTCACAGCGCCAGGCACAGTGACGCTTTCCCATCCTCGGAAGGGCATTTGATCCAGCCCGGAAAAGCGATTTGGCGTCCATGCTGCGGGAGCGGCCCCGGAGGAATTCAGGCCGTGAAGTTCCTGGCCATCCCACAGGATCGCAAAGGCGTCCGATCCCAGCCCGTTGCCCGTCGGTTCGACGACCGTTAGCGCCGCGGCTGTCGCGAGCGCCGCATCAACGGCATTGCCTCCTTGTGCCAGGATCGACAGACCTGCCTGCGCAGCCAGAGGGTGGGACGTCGATACGATGTCGTCGGCAAAAACGGCAGAGCGATGCGATGGGTAGATGGGATTGTAGCCCAAGTTCATCATGACGGACTCTCCGGGGGAGTGTTGGATTTCTGAGTTTTGAAATATGTCCTGGTGGCCCAAAGAACCGACGCAACTGCTGCCAGCAGAAACAACGCGCTTACGGGACGTGTGAGGAACAACGTCACGTCCTGGTCCGTCATCAATGCACGGCGCAGATTCGTTTCTGCAATCGGGCCCAGAATCACGCCAAGAACAAGGGGGGCAAGCGGATAGTCAAGGGCCCGCAGACTGTAGCCAGCAACGCCGATCAGACCCAAGAGGTAGAGATCGGTGATCCGGTTGTTCAAGGCGAAAGAGCCAATCACACAACAGACCAATACGGTTGGCACAATCATCCATTTCGGGACTTCGGATACGCGCAAGAACACGCGCATGGAAACAAGACACACCAGCAGCATCATCAAGCTGGACACCGCCATGGCAAGGAACATGCCATAAACGAGGTCTGCGTTATCGAGGATGAGACGCGGCCCGATTGAAATTCCATGAACCATCAGGGATGCCATGAGTATCGCATCGACAGCAGATCCCGGAATGCCGAGAGCAATCATCGGTATCAAGCCGCCACCGGCGGTCGCCGAGTTTCCAGATTCTGATGCAACAACGCCATCGGTGATGCCGGTTCCGAATTTTTCCGGCGTCTTTGACGCCCGCTTTGCCTGATCATATGCGAGCAGGTTTGCGATGGACCCACCGGCTCCGGGAAGTGCTCCGATGACAACTCCAACCAGCGACGATCGCACAAGGTTGACGGGTCTCATGATGACCTCGCGCATCACCTGCCACGTGTGAAACTCTATCTTTCGGTCAATGATCGCCCGACCGGAGGTCGATTCGTTGGGGTTCTCGACCTCCGACGCGAGCTGTGAGATCGCAAATATGCCGATCAAAACGACCAAGAAGGGAAGGCCCGCCTGCAGCATTTCGATCTCAAAATCAAACCGCGGTCTGCCGAGGATCGGGTCGGTGCCAACGGTTGAGATAGCCAGGCCGATCAGCGCTGCAATCAAGCCGCGCTGGAGAGAATTCCCGACAAGGCTTGCCACGATGGTCAGCGCGAACACGATGAGGGAAAAGTATTCCCAGGGCCCAAGTTTGACCGCGAAAATTGCCAGTGGGGGGGCGGCAAAAATAAGAACCACAGTTGAGATCATCGTCCCGAAAAAAGATGCCCAGATCCCAATGGACAAAGCGCGTCCCGGTTCGCCGTTGCGCGCCATCGGAAAGGCGTCGAATGTTGTTGCGACGGATGAAGGGGTCCCTGGAATGCCCAGGAGAGCGGCAGAGATGAGGCCGCCGGTGTAGCCGCCGACATACACCGACAACATGACTGCGATGCCTTGAAGAGGTTCCATCGTGAAGGTGAGGGGCAAGGTCAACACAATGGCCATGGTCACCGTAAATCCCGGAATCGCCGCAGCAATGATTCCGGCAACGGAGCCAATCAGCATGAACAGCAAGGTCTGCGCCGACAACACCTCGGCCGCACCGGTCAAAAACGCATCCATAGCGGCTACCAACCTCTCGGGAGAAACACTTGAAAGACCCTGTCAAAGACGAATTCAATTCCGAAGGAAAAAACGGCTGAGCTTGCAACAATCAGGATCGCGGTTTTTGGAGTTTTCGGAGCGAGAATGAATTGCAAAACCAGCAGGAAGAAAAAGGTTGATACCCTGAACCCCGCCATGGGCATTGCGGCCAAGTAGACTGCCAGGCATGCGAACACTGCAAAAACCAATCGCCGTTCGATAGCCCAGGCCGGAATGCCTTTAAAAAACCGGGAAAACGCAGCTGCCGGAAGTGCACGCAACGATCTTATCGCGGCCGCCAGCAAAAGCAGGATCATGCAGCTGTAAAGAAGTGTCGGAAACGCACCTGCACCGAGAACTTCAAATCTTGATTTCGGAATTGAAATGGCTTCGATGAGCAGAAATGCTGACACCAGCAGCAACACGATGTAGGAAAAAAAGCGGGCGACTTCGCCCGCTTCGTTTTGGACCCTGGTAGCTTCTCCACTCATGGAGCCAATACCTCTGCCAGGCGGTCGACTGTGCCGGACAGGTTGGTCAGATATGTGCTGTACTCTTCCTGACCACGGAAGTTGACTGATGCACCAGCGTTGTTGATTTGCTCAATGAAGGCCGGGTCTTTCGACAGCTCAGAGAGCGCAGCTTCAAGCGCATCGCGAGCCTCTTCAGGTGACCCCTTTGGCATCACAATGCCGCGCGTTACCTGAAGCTCCAGATCCGCGCCAAGTTCCTTGAATGTGCGAACGTCCGGCGCTTGAGGGATGCGCTCACTGCTGCCGATCCCCAAGAAGATCAGGTCACCATTTTCCACGAACTGGGCCGAAGATGAGATATCGCCGATTGCGGCGTCCAAGTTGCCTCCGACAAGCGCGCGAATGCGTTGGCCTGTTCCTTCGTAGCCAACATAAGAAAACTCAAGTCCGAATGCCTCTTCGATCATGGCGGCATGCAGATGCGGAACGCCAGCCAAGGTTACACCCATCGTGATTTCGCCTGGATTGGCCTTGGCGTAATCGACAAACTCCTCAAAGGTCTTGTATGGCAGGTTGTTGCCAATCACGAGAAACTGCGGTGATGCGGTCATAAGCGCAATTGGATCGAAATCGGACCAGTTCAGTTCGGTCAACCCTGTCGCATTTGCCGTCAGCAGTCCTTCATGAACCTGAGAAATCGTGTAGCCGTCAGCATCCCGGCGGGAGGCCTCCCTCAGGCCGACCGTGCCGCCCGCGCCGGGCATGTTGATGACCGGCATTTCTGTGCCAAGGAATGGGGTGACATTGTTCGATACAATGCGCATCAATGTGTCGCTGCCACCACCGGGGGACCATGGAACGATGAACTCAACCGGCTTTTCTGGGTAGGTCTGGGCCGCAACGGTCTGCGTCCCAGTTACTGCCAGCGCAACCGCCGCGCCAGCAACAAGGCTTTTCAAAAACGTCATCGCCATCTCCTGTGAATAAAAAGTACGCACGCCCAATCCATAGGCATTACGAAAGTCTTATAAAATTTATATTGCTTATGTAAGCGAATAATATTTGCTTTTAAAATTAGAGTTTCTTAATTTGATGCGATGGACACGCGTCAACTGGAAACCTTGCTTGCCGTTGCAGACACGGGGAGCTTCGCCGCGGCTGCCTCCGTGGTCAACCTGACACCATCGGCGGTCAGCCAGCAAATTCAGGCCCTTGAAACAGAACTGGGGACACAGCTTTTTGACAGAACGCGACGCCCGCCCAGCCTGAACGCCAACGGCATGGAACTTCTCCAGTCCGCCCGCACAATCATTCAGGTTGTAAGCGAGACGAAACGTGTTTTGTCTGGAGTCCAAGTCAGTGGAACGCTTAACATTGGCGCAATCCGGACCGCTTCCATGATGCTTCTCCCCAAGGCTCTGGTTGAGATGCGGCAGGCCTATCCAGGTCTCTTGTTCAATTGGCGCGTTGGTTTGTCCGAAACTCTTATGAGTGATGTGGTGGCTGGACGACTGGACGTTGCCATCGTTGCTGAGCACGTCGGTGTTCCGAGCGGCCTTATCTGGACGCCCTTCCTTACAGAACCTCTCCAACTGATCGGTCCTCCGGACGGTCGGGATAAGACCTACAAGCAGCTCCTTAAGACCTATGCCTTTATTCGTTATGCGACCAATGTGCCCTTGTCGCGGCAAATTGATACAGAATTTTCCCGTATGGGCATCACTGCGCGAGAGATCGCGGTGATCAACACCATTCCTGCAATCATAAGCAGTGTTTATGCGGGTCTTGGGATCGCAGTCGTTCCGAAGACGGCGCTTTTGGATCCAACGGCCTCACATCTTGCCTCTTTTGCGTTCGGCGGCCCTCCAATTTCGCGGCGCCTCGGTATTGTCCGACGAAAAAAATCCGGCCGTCTTGGGGTCATTGACCGATTGACCACGACCTTGTCCGACATCAGCGATCGGCTTGGGATCGCTCATGCCGAAACGATATGACGTTGGGATGTAGCTGACCGGGCTGATTGGTTGCTGGAGCCGGTTCGAACACACAGCGGTTCCACGGCTGCCGGCAACCCACTTTTTTCGGACCACCGAGGATTTCTTGGCCTTGTGTTCGCTGCCATCCCTCAAACCAGGACCCTGCTCATGACCCAAGCAGTTGTCGGCGCGCTGCGCGTGACGCTCGGTATGGATTCCGCAGCCTTTTCCAAAGGTCTGCGAAACGCAGAGTCGCGGTTGTCCCGGTTCGGCAAGATAGCGTCCAAGGGATTGTTGGCGGTCGGGGCTGCGGCGACAACGGCGGCAGCGGGGCTCGCTGTGTCCGTGCGTGGAACGCTCACAGCGGCCGATGCCATGGCCAAGGCGTCGCGGAAAATCGGGGTCCCGGTCGCCGAGCTGTCACGGCTGAAACACGCGGCGGACCTTTCCGGTGTCTCCTTTGACGGGCTTCAAACCGCGTTGCGCCGGCTCGCGGTGAGCATGGAAGATGCAAGGGACGGGACAGGGGAGGCGCATGCGGCCTTTGGCCGGCTTGGTGTGAGCGTCAGCCAGGCGGACGGAACGCTGAAGTCCTCCAGCCAGGTCCTGCGGGAGCTCGCCGCCGCCTTTGCCGATCTGCCGGATGGTGCGGAAAAAACCGCGCTTGCGATGGCTCTCATGGGACGGTCTGGCACGGACATGATTCCGATGCTCAACGGGGGCACAGCCGCGCTGGACACCATGATGGCCGAAGCGGATGGGCTCGGGCTTGTTTTTACGGAAGACATGACGGCCCATGCGGAGGCTTTCAACGACAACATGACCCGGCTCGGGGCCATCTTCAGCGTGCTGGGCCGCCAGCTGGCGGCAGATCTTGCGCCGCATCTCGAAGGGTTTTCCGATTGGCTTGTCACACATGCGCCGCGCATTGCCGAAATGTCCTCGGCGATGATCTCCTTCGGGGTCGCGGTTGTTCACGAGATTTCGTCCATCGTGACGGCGCTGGCAGATGCCTGGGGCGCCTTCGAGACCTGGTGGGACGGTCTGGTCGACTGGGCTGGGCGCGTCAAAACAATGGTCCGCGAGACTACCGATGCCATTTTGACTGCCTTCGCCAAGCTTCCGGGCGAGATGGTGGATCTTGGCCGGCAGATCATGCTCGGGCTGGTGGACGGGATCCTGTCTGAGGTGACCCACCTCAAGGACCAAATCCTCGAGGTCGGTGACAATATCAGCGCCTGGTTTCGCGACACGCTGGATATCCGGTCGCCGTCCAAGGTGATGATGACAATCGGCGAAGAGGTCATGCGCGGACTGGCGCGCGGGCTTGCAGGATTGCAGGACAGCGTCGTGGGGCTTGCCGGAACGATCTCAAACAGCGTGGCGGGTGCCTTTTCCGGCATTGTGACCGGAGCCCGGTCGGTTGAGGAGGCCCTGAAGTCGGTTCTGGAGCAGGTGTCGAATGCGGCCCTGACGCGTGCCGTGAACGGGTTTGTGTCCTCTGCTTTTGCAGTGTTCGGGGGCGGGATCGCAAAACCGATGTTTGGCGGCTTCTTCGCAGATGGCGGAACGCTCGGGGCCGGCCAGTGGGGCATTGCAGGAGAAAACGGACCGGAGATCATCCACGGGCCGGCGCACATCACGCCCCTGGAGGCCAGACTTCGGGCACGTTCGGAGGGGGACGACGCGGTGCCGGTCGTCATTCATATGTCGGTCCAAACACCAGACGCTGACAGCTTCCGGCGCTCGGAAGGCCAGATTGGTGGCGTTATCCTGGACACGGTCGCGCGGGGCCGGCGGGGACGATGACGGCGCTGGGGATCAGGAGCCTGCAGAATTTCGGGCCGGCTGTTTCAGCAAAGGCAAGTCCGCAGCAGGCATAGGTCTTGCGAAGTAGAAGCCCTGGCCGAGCTTGACGCCGGTTCCGGTCAAAAAGTGCAAGTCTTTGAGTGTTTCAACGCCTTCGGCTACGAGATCAATGTCCAGCCGTGCGGCGAGATCGACAACGCTTGCGACGATCGCCGCGCGGGTCGGGTTGAGTGTGACATCCGTCACAAAGCTGCGATCAAGTTTCATCTTGTCGAATGAAAACTTGTCAAGGTAGGAGAGGGACGAATAGCCGATGCCAAAATCATCCAAGACAAGCCGGATGCCCATGGCCCGGATCCGCGCAAGTTCTTCCAGGGTGGAATGGTCCGACCGCATGAAGACCGTTTCCGTGAACTCCAGCTCAAGCCGTTCGGCGGGAAACGCAGACTCTCTCAGCAGCATTTCGACGTAAGATGCAAGGTGTCCAGTGCCAATTTGGTGCGGCGAGACATTCACGGCCACGCGCAACTCCCCAGGCCAGGTCAAGGCTTCCTTAATCGCGGTTTTCAAAACCCAGGCGCCAATTTCACGGATGAGGCCGAGACTTTCAGCGATCGGTATAAATTCGGCGGGCGAGACGTTTGTTCCGTCGGGACACTTCCAGCGCAACAGGGCTTCATAACCGGTGGCTCTGCCCTCAGGCATCTGCACAACCGGTTGGTAGTTGAGACTAAATGTCGTATCGAAGTCCGCTTGGAGGAGTTTGTTCTCAATACGCTTTCGCCGAACAAACTTCTTTTCGATATCTTGGTCAAACACGCTGACCATCGTGCCCTGGGTCTCTTTCGCAGCATAGAGCGCGGCATCAGCAAACAAGA
This window of the Roseibium alexandrii DFL-11 genome carries:
- a CDS encoding gamma-glutamyltransferase family protein, coding for MNLGYNPIYPSHRSAVFADDIVSTSHPLAAQAGLSILAQGGNAVDAALATAAALTVVEPTGNGLGSDAFAILWDGQELHGLNSSGAAPAAWTPNRFSGLDQMPFRGWESVTVPGAVKAWAELSRRFGKLEFEQLLMPAIKYAEDGFIVSPIIASLWQRGADMLKQQPGFSDAFMPDGKAPVAGERFKNPALARSLRLIAQTKGDAFYTGELAVRMAAFAKQHEAALTVNDLGTHQPEWCGTIQQSFDGFELHEIPPNGQGIAALMALGILHHTPLREMPVDDADAYHLQIEAMKLATSDLHKYVADQRFMTAVTPEALLDPDYLKSRAAQIDIKSARHQAAGVPKHGGTVYLTTADRSGMMVSFIQSNYSGFGSGVVVPETGISLQNRGAGFTLQEGHPNRVGPGKRPFHTIIPGFLTRSGKPQMSFGVMGGPMQAQGHLQMALRTQLWGQSVQTAADAPRWRITQGLEVACEPTLPQDVLQDLADRGHEIKLETPDSAFGFGGAQLIHRLPGGGYVAGSDPRKDGQAVGV
- a CDS encoding tripartite tricarboxylate transporter permease, with the protein product MDAFLTGAAEVLSAQTLLFMLIGSVAGIIAAAIPGFTVTMAIVLTLPLTFTMEPLQGIAVMLSVYVGGYTGGLISAALLGIPGTPSSVATTFDAFPMARNGEPGRALSIGIWASFFGTMISTVVLIFAAPPLAIFAVKLGPWEYFSLIVFALTIVASLVGNSLQRGLIAALIGLAISTVGTDPILGRPRFDFEIEMLQAGLPFLVVLIGIFAISQLASEVENPNESTSGRAIIDRKIEFHTWQVMREVIMRPVNLVRSSLVGVVIGALPGAGGSIANLLAYDQAKRASKTPEKFGTGITDGVVASESGNSATAGGGLIPMIALGIPGSAVDAILMASLMVHGISIGPRLILDNADLVYGMFLAMAVSSLMMLLVCLVSMRVFLRVSEVPKWMIVPTVLVCCVIGSFALNNRITDLYLLGLIGVAGYSLRALDYPLAPLVLGVILGPIAETNLRRALMTDQDVTLFLTRPVSALFLLAAVASVLWATRTYFKTQKSNTPPESPS
- a CDS encoding tripartite tricarboxylate transporter TctB family protein; translated protein: MSGEATRVQNEAGEVARFFSYIVLLLVSAFLLIEAISIPKSRFEVLGAGAFPTLLYSCMILLLLAAAIRSLRALPAAAFSRFFKGIPAWAIERRLVFAVFACLAVYLAAMPMAGFRVSTFFFLLVLQFILAPKTPKTAILIVASSAVFSFGIEFVFDRVFQVFLPRGW
- a CDS encoding tripartite tricarboxylate transporter substrate binding protein produces the protein MTFLKSLVAGAAVALAVTGTQTVAAQTYPEKPVEFIVPWSPGGGSDTLMRIVSNNVTPFLGTEMPVINMPGAGGTVGLREASRRDADGYTISQVHEGLLTANATGLTELNWSDFDPIALMTASPQFLVIGNNLPYKTFEEFVDYAKANPGEITMGVTLAGVPHLHAAMIEEAFGLEFSYVGYEGTGQRIRALVGGNLDAAIGDISSSAQFVENGDLIFLGIGSSERIPQAPDVRTFKELGADLELQVTRGIVMPKGSPEEARDALEAALSELSKDPAFIEQINNAGASVNFRGQEEYSTYLTNLSGTVDRLAEVLAP
- a CDS encoding LysR family transcriptional regulator, which translates into the protein MDTRQLETLLAVADTGSFAAAASVVNLTPSAVSQQIQALETELGTQLFDRTRRPPSLNANGMELLQSARTIIQVVSETKRVLSGVQVSGTLNIGAIRTASMMLLPKALVEMRQAYPGLLFNWRVGLSETLMSDVVAGRLDVAIVAEHVGVPSGLIWTPFLTEPLQLIGPPDGRDKTYKQLLKTYAFIRYATNVPLSRQIDTEFSRMGITAREIAVINTIPAIISSVYAGLGIAVVPKTALLDPTASHLASFAFGGPPISRRLGIVRRKKSGRLGVIDRLTTTLSDISDRLGIAHAETI
- a CDS encoding phage tail tape measure protein, producing the protein MTQAVVGALRVTLGMDSAAFSKGLRNAESRLSRFGKIASKGLLAVGAAATTAAAGLAVSVRGTLTAADAMAKASRKIGVPVAELSRLKHAADLSGVSFDGLQTALRRLAVSMEDARDGTGEAHAAFGRLGVSVSQADGTLKSSSQVLRELAAAFADLPDGAEKTALAMALMGRSGTDMIPMLNGGTAALDTMMAEADGLGLVFTEDMTAHAEAFNDNMTRLGAIFSVLGRQLAADLAPHLEGFSDWLVTHAPRIAEMSSAMISFGVAVVHEISSIVTALADAWGAFETWWDGLVDWAGRVKTMVRETTDAILTAFAKLPGEMVDLGRQIMLGLVDGILSEVTHLKDQILEVGDNISAWFRDTLDIRSPSKVMMTIGEEVMRGLARGLAGLQDSVVGLAGTISNSVAGAFSGIVTGARSVEEALKSVLEQVSNAALTRAVNGFVSSAFAVFGGGIAKPMFGGFFADGGTLGAGQWGIAGENGPEIIHGPAHITPLEARLRARSEGDDAVPVVIHMSVQTPDADSFRRSEGQIGGVILDTVARGRRGR